The following nucleotide sequence is from Tardiphaga alba.
GTAACGGAGAGACAATCATGAATGCCCCATCCGTTGCCGCCCCATTGCCTGCCGAGGCGCGAAAGCCTGCGCGTCTCAAGGCGATCATGACAACCTATCGCGTGCCGCTGTCGATCCTGGCGCTGTGCATCCTGCCATGGCTGCTGCCGTCCAAGGCGCTGGCGGTCAATGTGCTGATCTACGGCGTCGTCTGCGTCGGCTATAACCTGCTGTTCGGATACACCGGCCTGCTGTCCTTCGGCCACGCCGCCTTCTTCGGCGCCGGCGCCTATATCACCGGCATCGCCATCGGTCAGTTCGGTGTGCCCTGGTATCTCGCCGTCCTGATGGGCGTTGCGGGTGGCGCCGTGCTCGCCTTCATCATCGGCGGCATGTCCACGCGCACGCGCGGCATCTATTTCTCCATGGTCACGCTCGCGCTGGCGCAGCTCGTCTATTACGTCGCGCTGCAGGCATCGAGCTGGACCGGAGGCGAGAACGGCCTGCGCGGCTTCACCGTGAACAAGATCAACCTGTTCGGCTTCGACATCAATTTCCTCGATCCCGTGAACAAATATTACGTGCTGATGGTGTTCGCCGCCGCCGCGTTGTGGCTGGTGTCGCGGATTCTCAA
It contains:
- a CDS encoding branched-chain amino acid ABC transporter permease; protein product: MTTYRVPLSILALCILPWLLPSKALAVNVLIYGVVCVGYNLLFGYTGLLSFGHAAFFGAGAYITGIAIGQFGVPWYLAVLMGVAGGAVLAFIIGGMSTRTRGIYFSMVTLALAQLVYYVALQASSWTGGENGLRGFTVNKINLFGFDINFLDPVNKYYVLMVFAAAALWLVSRILNSPFGAAIEAIRENERRARTCGYDVERTKLLSFTLSGTICALGGTMSALHLAFVPLESLHYLTSGMIVMMTLLGGASSFFGPFIGALVFLLMEDVFSLWTSHWQIIVGSIFVLFVLFLPKGIWGTFLSRVVR